The genomic window TATCCTAATCCGGCAGGAAATTCATTCACCATCGATCTGCATATATTTAAAAATCAAAAATTAAATATTGACCTCTACAACCAAAATTATATTCTTCTGCGTACAAAATCAGTGCTGAAAAAAGAAGATAAACAAACGGTGAAAATTGATGCACACGACCTTCCGGAAGGCGTATTGTATGTAGTAGTTTCGGATCAGGAAAATAAAAAAGTTACCCAAAAACTTATCATTAAACATTAAGGGAACAATTTCAAAAGAAACTTCCATTTTTCTGAATTAATAATTAAATAAATATTTTTTAAATTAAATATTTTGATAGTATATTATAAAATAAGATTAGCATTTTAAAATAATTTATTATTGAGAACCTTAAAAAATTAAGGTTCTTTTTTTATTTCACTAGGTGCTGCAAATTTTCACATAGATTATTAATTGTACATTTGTCGCTGGAAAAAATACAAATAAAAAAATCTTATCGGTTTAATAGCTTACTTATGAATTTTCAGCCCTTAAAATTAACTCTAATATCAAGTTTTTTAATCGCTTCAGTCGCTTCATGTACGGTTCAGAAAACCAGCCAGCCATCAGTTTCGAAAAAAACGACAGTAAAAGCACCTGTAAATATATCTAAAACTAAAGATTCTGTTACTGTAAAATCAGCAAAACCTCCTATAGAGGAAATTTTCAGAACCAATCTTCCCGAAATCAAAAGAGAATTTCGCGGAGCATGGGTTGCAAGTGTGGCAAACATCAACTGGCCTTCAAGAAATAACTTAACCGTTGATGAGCAAAAAGCGGAAGCCATCAATATGCTGAATATGTTGAAAAACAACAATTTCAACGCAGTGATTTTTCAGGTACGTCCATCTGCAGATGCTTTGTACACGAGTAATCTCGAGCCGTGGTCATATTTTTTAACAGGCGAAACGGGAAGATCTCCTTACCCAAACTATGATCCGTTGCAATTTTGGATCGATGAGGCTCACAAAAGAGGGTTGGAGCTTCATGTCTGGTTAAATCCTTACCGTGCCCATCACACCAACGGTGGTTCACCGAACAGCTTGTCTATGGCAAACAAACTTTCAGATATCGTGGTAAGGCTTAAAAACGGCATGTATTGGTTTGATCCCTCAAATCCTAAAACACAGGGTCACGTCTCGAATGTAGTAAAAGATATTGTAAAAAGATATGATATTGATGCGGTGCATTTTGATGATTATTTTTATCCGTATGCAACGTACAACAAAGGAGCAGATTTCCCTGATAATGCAAGCTGGAACGAATATGTAAGAAACGGAGGAACATTAACGAGGGCAGACTGGAGAAGAGACAATGTGAATAAATTTGTCGAAAGAATCTACAAAGAAATCCACGCAGAAAAAAATTATGTGAAATTCGGAATCAGTCCGTTCGGAATCTGGAAACCTGGTTATCCTGCAGGTATTGTGGGATCTTCTCAATATGACGAGCTGTTTGCAGATGCTAAATTATGGTTAAATAAAGGTTGGGTAGATTATTTTTCTCCTCAATTATACTGGCCGATTGACTCTCAGGGACAAGGATTTGCCGCTTTGTTGAACTGGTGGGAATCGGAAAATACCATAAAACGCCATCTTTGGCCGGGATTAAATACCGTTGAAATTAAAGTTTCAGACCGTCCGACGGAGATTAAAAACCAGATTGATCTTTCAAGACAGATTTTAGGAAAAGATGCAGGGGAAATTCACTGGAGTATTGCAGGATTAACGAAAAATGCAAACATGCTTCCTACTTTGAAAAACGGACCTTATAAAGAGAAAGCCTTAGTTCCGAAAACTCCCTGGCTGAAGGCGATTCCTTTGCAGACACCGACTTTATTCATCACAGATAACGGAAGTTTTGCCAAAACAAATTGGAGTGTAAAAAATATCGGCGATGTTTTCCAATGGGTACTTTTCACCCAATACAACGGTATTTGGGAAACAGAAATCTTGACACTGGATCAGCTGTCTAAAGATATTCCGAAGTTTAAAGATGGTAAAACATTGAATGCCATTGCCATCAAAGCCATCGACAGACTTGGAAATGAAAGCGATTATTTAGCTAAAAAAGTGAAATAATATAATGCTAATCGCAAAATATTAGCTTAAAAATAAATAGAAACCGGTTCAGAATGAGCTGGTTTTTATTTTAGAATAGCTATAAATTATTAACTTAAAATAAAGTATTTCAATAAATTATAAAGCGTATTATTTAATTTGATTTAAAACAAAATCTTCTCGGAATCATTTTTGCATCTGTATATCCATAACCACACAAAAAATATGAATTATGAATACTAACCGACTTTCCGCAACAATGGAAAAAGCATTGAGTGATCAGATGAATAAAGAAATTCTTGCATCACACGTTTTCTTATCTTATGGAATTTGGGCAGATGACAAGGGCTATCAGGGAATCGCAAATTTCCTTTACAGACATGCCCAGGAAGAAAGAAATCACTCCATCAAGTTTATGGAATATGTTTTAAACAGAGGCGGAAAACCAAAAGTAGATGCAATTCCTGCTCCTCCGGCAGACCCGGAATCATTATCGGCCTGTTTCGAAGGGGTTTTCAAGCATGAGGTGGATAATACAACATCCATTTACAGACTGGTAGATCTGGCGATGGAAGAAAAAGACTGGGCAACCTGGAATTTTATGCAATGGTTCGTTCAGGAGCAGATCGAAGAAGAAACGCTGGCTCAGAATTTACTTGATAAGCTGAAAATTGCCGGCGGCGACAGAGCTACAGACGAGTCATTATTTACTTTAGATAAAACGTTACAGGAGGCACCGAACGATGTTCCCCTGGCTCAGGAAGCAACAGGCGATAATCCATAATGGTTGCAAACGGTGAGTAAAATTTATTAAAATCTGTCAGAATATTGGCAGATTTTTTTATTATGAAACTCTCTTTAAAATCACTATCTTTGCACACTCATAATTCAAGGATTAAAGTTCATCAGTTCATGTAAAGCTTGCTTTAATCTTAAACCCAGAACGCAAAACCTTGAATTTTAAATTTAAACTTTGAATTTTACAATATGAAATGTGGAATCGTAGGCTTACCAAACGTAGGTAAATCAACTCTTTTTAACTGTTTGAGCAATGCAAAAGCTCAATCTGCAAACTATCCTTTCTGTACAATCGAACCCAATTTGGGAACGGTTTCTGTACCGGATCACAGATTGTTTGAATTGGAAAAAATAGTAAAGCCGGAAAGAGTTTTGCCAGCTGTTGTGGAGATCGTAGATATCGCAGGTCTTGTGAAAGGAGCGAGCAAAGGGGAAGGTTTAGGAAACCAGTTCCTGGCAAATATCCGTGAGTGCGAAGCGATTATTCACGTTTTAAGATGTTTTGATAATGGAAATATCGTTCACGTAGAAGGTTCGGTAGATCCATTGAGAGATAAAGAAATTATCGATATTGAACTTCAGTTAAAAGATTTGGAAACTGTTGGAAAAGCAGTGGAAAAAGCGAAAAAGTTCATCAAATCTGGAAAAAAAGAAGATATTTTGACGTATGAAACACTTCAGAATCTTCAAAAATTCCTGGAAGACGGTAAAAATGCAAGAGAATTTGCAACTGATGATTTCACAAAAACGATCATTGGTGATGTTCAGTTATTGACCAATAAACCTGTTCTTTACGTTTGTAATGTGGATGAAAATTCAATTAAAAACGGAAATGAATGGATCGGCAAAATTGAGGAGATGGCTAAAAATGAAGGCGCTGAAGTTGTTGTTTTGGCTGCTCAGATCGAAGCTGATATCAATGAACTGGAAACTTATGAAGAAAGAGAAATTTTCCTTGAAGAATTGGGTCTTACAGAGCCGGGAGTTAACCGTCTCATCAGAAAAGCTTACGACCTGTTGAAGCTTCAGACGTATTTTACAGCTGGTGTGAAAGAGGTGAGAGCCTGGACAATCGGTCAAGGTTGGACGGCACCTCAGGCTGCAGGAGTAATTCACACAGATTTCGAAAAAGGGTTCATCCGTGCAGAAGTAATCAAGTATGCCGATTATATGAACTACGGTTCTGAAGCGAAAGTAAAAGAAGCCGGAAAACTTTCTGTGGAAGGCAAAGAATATGTGGTTCAGGATGGTGACATCATGCATTTCAGATTCAACGTATAAGAAAAATATTAAAGTTAGTTATAATTAAAAAGCGCTTTCAATGAATTTTGAGAGCGCTTTTTGCTGCGATTTATTTAAAATTAAATTATATCAGTTTGAATTAAGAAAAATAAAACTTTAGACTTACTCAGCTAAGATTTCCGCTATCATTAGCTGAACAGAGTGCCCTTGCGAACAGAAATAAAAACATTCATTTTAATTATAACCTTGCGGTCGTCACGTTTAAAACTTAATACTTTGTAAAACTAATCTTAACCTAAACCTAAACTAAATAAGTTCGTATATTTGATTTTTACAAATCATCATCATGGAAAAAACGGCTCATACTTCATACACATCCCTGGAAGATTTCTACCAGGAAATGACCGAAAAGCTGGGAAAAGACCTGGAAAGCATTTTTCCCAAAGGACTTCACAAAGATATCGGACATTTTAATGTCTTTGATATTGCCCAAACTATTGAGAAAGCCAGACTGACTTCCGAGATGCCCTACAACAGGAGAAAATATTATAAAATCAGCCTGATAAGAGGGAAAAACAGAGCAGAATATGCCGATAAAATAATTTCTGTAAAAAAGAATGCTTTATTGTTTGCCACACCTAAAGTTCCATACCATTGGGTTCCCGAAGATCCCAATCAGTCGGGGAGTTTTTGTGTGTTTACGGAAGATTTTTTTATTAAAAATAAATCACATAATACGCTGGAAGATCTGCCGATATTTCAGCCGGGAAATATTCCGATTTTTGAGATTGATGATGAGTTGGCAGATGAAATCGAACAGCTTTTTACCAAGATTAAAAAAGAAATAGAATCCGAGTATATTTTTAAATATGACCTGATCAGAAATTATGTTCTGGAGCTGATTCATTACGGACAGAAATTACAGCCTGCTGCAACGCTTTCCACGTCCAATGATGCTTCTCTGCGCGTCGTTTCTTTGTTCATCGAATTGCTGGAAAGGCAGTTCCCGATTGAGTCCACAGAAAACAGGCTTCAGCTGAAAACAGCGAAAGATTATGCCGACAGACTGGCGGTTCATGTGAATTATTTAAATAAAAAATTAAAGGAAAGTACCGGAAAAACCACAACAGAATTCATTGCAGACCGGTTGATTCAGGAAGCGAAAATCCTTTTAAGGCAAACAAAATGGAATGTCTCCGAAATTTCCTATGCCTTAGGTTTTGAGGAAATCGCTCATTTTTCAAACTTTTTTAAAAAGAAAACAACGTTCACTCCACTGGAATTTCGTTCATGATTTGAATTTTGCAAATTTCAGATTGATTCAAGCAAACAAACAGATTGAAAATTGCCGCAACTTTGTATCATCAAAATAACAAAACAAATGAGTACAAAAACAAAAATCGCATTAGTAACCGGTGGAAGCCGCGGATTGGGAAGAAATTCAGCTATTAAAATCGCTCAGAAAGGCTTAGACGTTATCATCACTTACAGAAGCAACAAGGAAGAAGCCGATAAAGTGGTGGAAGAAATTCAAAGGTTGGGGCAGAAAGCAATTGCTTATCAATTAGATACTAAAGATATTAAAAACTTTGATGCTTTTGTAAAGCAGGTGGGTGATCATCTTGAAGAAAATACGGGAAGCAGAAACATCGATTACCTGATCAATAATGCAGGAACTTCTCTGCACGCTTCAATTTCAGACGTTACGGAAGAGCAGCTTGATGATGTGGTAGATATTCACTTCAAAGGAATATTTTTCTTGACGCAGAAATTTTTACCATTCATTAACAACGGTGGAGGAATTGTGAATATTTCATCAGGATTGGCAAGATTTGCTACACCGGGATATGCTGTATACGGTGGCATTAAAGCCGGAATTGAAATGCTTACAAAATATATGGCTAAAGAATTGGGATCAAGACAGATCAAAGCCAACGTTGTTGCTCCGGGTGCTATTGAAACGGATTTCGGAGGCGGAGCGGTGAGAGACCTGAAAGAAGTAAATAATACCATTGCAAGTGTAACCGCTTTAGGCAGAGCTGGTGTTCCAGACGATATCGGTGGAGTGGTAGCGTTTTTGTGTACTGAAGATGCAAGATGGATCAACGGACAGAGAATCGAGGTTTCCGGTGGGATGTTTTTATAAGATTTCTGGAAATTTCCAATAAATTTTTCTCTCGCAGATTTTGCAGATTATTGTGTTAAAAAAAATCTGCTCAATCTGCAAAATCTGCGAGAGTATAAAATATTTTAAAGTTTGCTCAAATTCTCGATCGCCCTTTCCAACGTCTCCTGTTTTTTAGCAAAACAAAGCCTTATCACATTTTCATTCAATTTATTTTTATAAAAAGATGAAAACGGAACACTCGCAACTTTATGAGTAATAGTGAGTTCACTCGCGAAATCAAAATCATTTTTATCAGAAATTTTATCATATTTCAGCGCCTGAAAATAGGTTCCTTCACAATCCAGCAATTCAAAAGAAGTTGAGGCTAAACCTTGTCTCAAAAAATTTCTTTTTTCCTGGAAAAACTGGTTGAGATAGTTGTAATGATCAGGATTTTTCATGTATTCGGCTAATGCCATCTGAATCGGAGTATTCACCGAAAAAACATTGAATTGATGCACTTTTCTGAATTCATCTGTCAACATTTTCGGAGCCGCACAATAGCCCACTTTCCAGCCGGTAACATGGAATAATTTTCCGAAAGAAGCGACTAAAAGACTCCTGTTTTTCAGTTCGGGATATTTGCAGATGCTTAAATGCTGTTTTCCATCAAAAACAATATTTTCATAGACTTCATCACTTAAAATAAGAATTGAAGTTCCTTCTACAATTTTTATCAATTCCTGAATATCATTTTCTTTTAAAATCTTCCCGGAAGGGTTATTCGGATTGTTCAGAATGATCATTTTTGTCTTATCCGAAACGAGATTTTTTACAACATTCCAGTCGATTTCGTAGTCGGGAGCTTTCATTTCAAAACGCTTTACAATTCCTCCGAAAAGCTCTACCGTAGGCTCATAGCAATCATAAGCCGGTTCAAAAATAATGACTTCATCATCTTTTTTCACAAAAGTAGCGATCGCGGTAAAAATAGCCTGGGTTCCACCTGCAGTTACCGTTATTTCCGTGTCGGGATGATAGATCGCCTGATGAGAATTTTCTATTTTTCGGGCAATTTCTTCCTTTAAAACCATCATTCCGCCCATGGGAGCATATTGATTAAAGCCTTTTTTAATGAAATGATCTACATGATCCAACAGCTCAGCATCAGGCATAAAATCGGGGAATCCCTGTGAAAGGTTGATGGCTTCGTTTTCGTTGGCCAATTGAGTCATTTGACTGAAAATAGTCGTTCCTACATTGGAAAGCTTCGATAAAGGAAGTTGTATCATTAAAACAAATTTTTAATTGTTTCGAATTTAATTTATTTTTTTAAAATAAAGATTAATTTGTCTGAACTTTATTTCCTTTTTTGAGCATTGGTTTAAGGTTTAAGATTTTTTAATAAAACGTTTACAAACTAAAAACTACACTTACTCAGTGATCTGTTACACTTATTAAGTCTAGTTTATTTTTAAAGGCTCCATATTCTCACATTTGCAAATAAATAAATTAAAAATACAAAAAATGAAAAAAGTTATTTTATCATTAATAACAATCTCAATTGCTCTTTCTTCTTGTCGTAATGAATCAGATTTATCATCAATGGAAGATCAGAAAGCGATGATTAAACCCAATCTTTCCAGTATGTCGTTGAAAGATAAAAGAATTTATCTTGAATCTATCTTAATGAATACCGCTAAGGACATTATTTCTGAATCTCAGAAAGATGCAAAATCAAGAAGTGTAGTATATGCTGAATTGGAAAAAAATATCGATGGTGATGATAATGCTTTAATTGATGTTTTTTATAAGCAAATACCTGCTTTAAACAATGATGCTGATTTTAAAAATAGTTTGTTAGCCTTTAATGATTTAGAAGGCAGTAAATATTTTCCACAAATTTTTGTTTACAATTATAATCGATTAAAAGCTGCAGGTAAAATAGGTAAGTCAAATCCAATTTTAGCAGTTTTCTATACGGGTGATGAAAAATCTGCATCAGCAAAGGCATATAAACTTAATGCAGCCGGCAATTGGGAATTTGTAAAAATGGTAGATGAAAAAGCCGTAGAAAATGAAGAAGTTTGGGTGTTTTCATTAAATGAAACTTTTGTAAATACCATTGATTTATCTATTTTACCAAAAGAAGCGGTACCTCCTCGTA from Chryseobacterium wanjuense includes these protein-coding regions:
- a CDS encoding glycoside hydrolase family 10 protein, whose amino-acid sequence is MNFQPLKLTLISSFLIASVASCTVQKTSQPSVSKKTTVKAPVNISKTKDSVTVKSAKPPIEEIFRTNLPEIKREFRGAWVASVANINWPSRNNLTVDEQKAEAINMLNMLKNNNFNAVIFQVRPSADALYTSNLEPWSYFLTGETGRSPYPNYDPLQFWIDEAHKRGLELHVWLNPYRAHHTNGGSPNSLSMANKLSDIVVRLKNGMYWFDPSNPKTQGHVSNVVKDIVKRYDIDAVHFDDYFYPYATYNKGADFPDNASWNEYVRNGGTLTRADWRRDNVNKFVERIYKEIHAEKNYVKFGISPFGIWKPGYPAGIVGSSQYDELFADAKLWLNKGWVDYFSPQLYWPIDSQGQGFAALLNWWESENTIKRHLWPGLNTVEIKVSDRPTEIKNQIDLSRQILGKDAGEIHWSIAGLTKNANMLPTLKNGPYKEKALVPKTPWLKAIPLQTPTLFITDNGSFAKTNWSVKNIGDVFQWVLFTQYNGIWETEILTLDQLSKDIPKFKDGKTLNAIAIKAIDRLGNESDYLAKKVK
- a CDS encoding ferritin, coding for MNTNRLSATMEKALSDQMNKEILASHVFLSYGIWADDKGYQGIANFLYRHAQEERNHSIKFMEYVLNRGGKPKVDAIPAPPADPESLSACFEGVFKHEVDNTTSIYRLVDLAMEEKDWATWNFMQWFVQEQIEEETLAQNLLDKLKIAGGDRATDESLFTLDKTLQEAPNDVPLAQEATGDNP
- the ychF gene encoding redox-regulated ATPase YchF; translated protein: MKCGIVGLPNVGKSTLFNCLSNAKAQSANYPFCTIEPNLGTVSVPDHRLFELEKIVKPERVLPAVVEIVDIAGLVKGASKGEGLGNQFLANIRECEAIIHVLRCFDNGNIVHVEGSVDPLRDKEIIDIELQLKDLETVGKAVEKAKKFIKSGKKEDILTYETLQNLQKFLEDGKNAREFATDDFTKTIIGDVQLLTNKPVLYVCNVDENSIKNGNEWIGKIEEMAKNEGAEVVVLAAQIEADINELETYEEREIFLEELGLTEPGVNRLIRKAYDLLKLQTYFTAGVKEVRAWTIGQGWTAPQAAGVIHTDFEKGFIRAEVIKYADYMNYGSEAKVKEAGKLSVEGKEYVVQDGDIMHFRFNV
- a CDS encoding helix-turn-helix domain-containing protein, with protein sequence MEKTAHTSYTSLEDFYQEMTEKLGKDLESIFPKGLHKDIGHFNVFDIAQTIEKARLTSEMPYNRRKYYKISLIRGKNRAEYADKIISVKKNALLFATPKVPYHWVPEDPNQSGSFCVFTEDFFIKNKSHNTLEDLPIFQPGNIPIFEIDDELADEIEQLFTKIKKEIESEYIFKYDLIRNYVLELIHYGQKLQPAATLSTSNDASLRVVSLFIELLERQFPIESTENRLQLKTAKDYADRLAVHVNYLNKKLKESTGKTTTEFIADRLIQEAKILLRQTKWNVSEISYALGFEEIAHFSNFFKKKTTFTPLEFRS
- a CDS encoding SDR family NAD(P)-dependent oxidoreductase, coding for MSTKTKIALVTGGSRGLGRNSAIKIAQKGLDVIITYRSNKEEADKVVEEIQRLGQKAIAYQLDTKDIKNFDAFVKQVGDHLEENTGSRNIDYLINNAGTSLHASISDVTEEQLDDVVDIHFKGIFFLTQKFLPFINNGGGIVNISSGLARFATPGYAVYGGIKAGIEMLTKYMAKELGSRQIKANVVAPGAIETDFGGGAVRDLKEVNNTIASVTALGRAGVPDDIGGVVAFLCTEDARWINGQRIEVSGGMFL
- a CDS encoding methionine aminotransferase, which codes for MIQLPLSKLSNVGTTIFSQMTQLANENEAINLSQGFPDFMPDAELLDHVDHFIKKGFNQYAPMGGMMVLKEEIARKIENSHQAIYHPDTEITVTAGGTQAIFTAIATFVKKDDEVIIFEPAYDCYEPTVELFGGIVKRFEMKAPDYEIDWNVVKNLVSDKTKMIILNNPNNPSGKILKENDIQELIKIVEGTSILILSDEVYENIVFDGKQHLSICKYPELKNRSLLVASFGKLFHVTGWKVGYCAAPKMLTDEFRKVHQFNVFSVNTPIQMALAEYMKNPDHYNYLNQFFQEKRNFLRQGLASTSFELLDCEGTYFQALKYDKISDKNDFDFASELTITHKVASVPFSSFYKNKLNENVIRLCFAKKQETLERAIENLSKL